A window of Solea senegalensis isolate Sse05_10M linkage group LG20, IFAPA_SoseM_1, whole genome shotgun sequence contains these coding sequences:
- the LOC122786805 gene encoding neuronal acetylcholine receptor subunit alpha-7-like, translating to MWLSVALLLSGFSALIHVSVQGPHQRTLLKNLLKDYNRMERPVGNDSHSLTVYFSLSLIQIMDVDEKNQVLTTNIWLQMNWFDHYLQWNESEHPGVKNLRFTTDQVWTPDILLYNSADDDFDSTFKTNVLVNSSGYAKYLPPGGPHPVFS from the exons ATGTGGCTCTCGGTGGCTCTGCTCCTCTCTGGATTCTCAGCTTTGATCCACG TGTCAGTGCAGGGTCCTCACCAGAGGACGTTGCTGAAGAATCTGCTGAAAGACTACAACCGGATGGAGCGGCCGGTGGGAAACGACTCCCACTCTCTCACTGTTTACTTCTCCCTCAGTTTGATACAGATCATGGACGTG GACGAGAAGAACCAAGTCTTGACCACAAATATATGGCTACAGATG AATTGGTTCGACCACTACCTCCAGTGGAACGAGAGTGAACATCCCGGGGTTAAAAACCTCCGCTTCACCACAGATCAGGTGTGGACGCCGGACATCCTGCTCTACAACAG TGCAGATGATGACTTTGACTCCACCTTTAAGACCAACGTTCTGGTGAACTCCAGTGGTTATGCTAAATATCTGCCTCCAG GAGGACCACATCCAGTGTTCTCCTAG
- the LOC122786756 gene encoding small conductance calcium-activated potassium channel protein 1-like isoform X1 encodes MEHSASMNLTVVDRDEVEDQRPLLPTRIVPLPQVCSPQCGIHHTVQTSADHTVWLDRSQAVTTTLLYNGHLYVAPSPRSKKRADKAKGKEKKCEKRSGGIRANPGHKEQNHQCRGKNATIHRLQERVTSFTDIPMSPCDSPCKSPSRSHVDTKDVESRRGCKTDKASLEMHGRLPEIVITSKDDDRQHQNEYHQDPRKSKGLLPGAECPSPSPSPSPHSSPKHKAEDKDDHYWKTHGIGWRLVRRRTLFLRRQRLSDCTLAVGMFGVVLMVMETELSWSVYSKSSVYSLALKSVISLSTLVLLGLIIAYHCCEVQLYVNDLGAEDWRIAMTTDRLALMALELLVAAIHPYPVGLLAYFQQSSAARLSSSETELEIALTLPMLLRLYLLGRVMMLHSRLFTDTASRSIGALNKIHFNTRFVGKTLMTTYPGTVLMIFSVSLWIVAAWGLHVCERHHNYKDLSSNYMEALWMISVTFLSIGYGDVVPHTYCGRSICLLTGIMGAGCTVLVVAVVARKLELTRAERHVHNFMMDSHISKRIKIAAANVLRETWLVYKYTKLSGKRDDTRVCMHQRKLLLTIHQLRRVKMEKRILADQGNTLVDLSKVREIQSLMYDVLTEVQGCRGELDSHIHSLEKHVEELREGFRSLMPLLSNTLSTQNSSIRHLLREREGKAETAGTSGSDR; translated from the exons ATGGAACACTCTGCCTCTATGAACTTGACTGTGGTGGATAGAGATGAGGTGGAGGACCAGCGACCTCTCCTCCCAACAAGGATAGTTCCCCTACCCCAGGTGTGCTCTCCACAGTGTGGGATACACCACACAGTCCAAACATCGGCCGACCACACCGTGTGGCTGGACCGCAGCCAAGCCGTGACCACCACGCTTTTATACAACGGCCATCTTTATGTCGCGCCTTCTCCTCGCTCTAAAAAGAGGGCAGACAAAGCGAAAGGcaaggagaagaagtgtgagAAGAGGTCAGGGGGCATCAGAGCAAACCCGGGACACAAGGAGCAAAATCACCAGTGCAGAGGCAAAAATGCAACAATCCACAGACTCCAGGAGAGAGTCACCTCTTTCACTGACATCCCCATGTCTCCCTGTGACTCACCGTGTAAGAGCCCGAGCAGGTCACATGTAGACACCAAGGATGTTGAGAGCAGACGAGGCTGCAAGACAGACAAGGCCTCTCTGGAGATGCACGGCCGTCTCCCAGAGATCGTCATCACCAGCAAAGATGACGACCGGCAGCATCAGAACGAGTATCACCAGGACCCGAGGAAGAGCAAAGGCCTGCTGCCAGGAGCCGAGTGTCCCAGTCCAAGCCCCAGTCCCAGTCCTCATAGCAGTCCAAAGCACAAGGCAGAGGACAAGGACGACCACTACTGGAAGACCCACGGTATCGGCTGGCGGCTGGTCCGCAGGAGGACTCTGTTTCTGAGGAGGCAGCGGCTGAGCGACTGCACTCTGGCTGTGGGGATGTTCGGCGTGGTGCTGATGGTGATGGAGACAGAACTGTCCTGGAGCGTCTACAGCAAG AGCTCCGTCTACTCCCTCGCGCTCAAGTCCGTCATCAGTTTGTCGACGCTCGTCCTGCTCGGCCTCATCATAGCCTATCACTGCTGTGAAGTGCAG CTTTATGTCAATGACCTTGGTGCAGAGGATTGGCGGATCGCCATGACAACAGACCGCTTGGCTCTGATGGCCCTGGAGCTGCTAGTCGCAGCCATTCACCCGTACCCCGTGGGTCTGCTGGCGTACTTTCAGCAGAGCTCGGCGGCTCGCTTGTCGTCGTCAGAGACAGAGCTGGAGATCGCACTGACTCTGCCCATGTTGCTCAGACTCTACCTGCTGGGACGAGTCATGATGCTGCACAGCCGCCTCTTCACTGACACGGCATCCCGCAGCATCGGGGCCCTCAACAAG ATTCACTTCAACACCAGGTTTGTGGGGAAAACACTGATGACGACTTACCCCGGCACCGTGCTCATGAtcttcagtgtttctctgtggatTGTGGCAGCATGGGGCTtacatgtgtgtgagag ACACCACAACTACAAAGACCTCAGCAGCAACTACATGGAAGCCTTGTGGATGATCTCCGTCACGTTCCTGTCCATTGGTTATGGAGACGTGGTGCCTCACACCTACTGTGGACGCAGCATCTGCCTCCTCACTGGAATAATG GGAGCAGGCTGCACTGTCCTGGTGGTGGCGGTCGTAGCAAGGAAGCTGGAGCTGACCAGAGCAGAGAGGCATGTCCACAACTTCATGATGGACTCCCACATCTCTAAGAGG ATAAAAATTGCCGCAGCAAATGTGCTGAGGGAGACTTGGCTCGTCTACAAATACACAAAGCTGTCAGGAAAAAGAGATGACACCAGAGTCTGCATGCACCAGCggaagctgctgctgaccaTCCATCA GCTGCGTCGCGTAAAGATGGAGAAGAGGATACTAGCAGACCAGGGGAACACATTAGTTGACCTCTCCAAGGTGAGAGAG ATACAGAGCCTGATGTACGACGTGTTGACCGAGGTGCAAGGCTGCAGAGGGGAGCTGGACTCACACATCCACAGCCTGGAGAAGCATGTGGAGGAGCTGAGGGAGGGCTTCAGGAGCCTGATGCCACTTCTGTCCAACACTCTGTCCACTCAGAACTCGTCCATACGACACCTTctcagggagagggaggggaaggcAGAGACAGCCGGTACGAGTGGAAGTGACAGGTAG
- the rps27.1 gene encoding 40S ribosomal protein S27.1, translated as MPLAKDLLHPSPEEEKRRHKKKRLVQSPNSYFMDVKCPGCYKITTVFSHAQTVVLCVGCSTVLCQPTGGKARLTEGCSFRRKQH; from the exons ATGCCA CTCGCAAAAGACTTGTTGCATCCGTCCCccgaggaggagaagaggaggcaCAAGAAGAAGCGTCTTGTCCAGAGTCCTAACTCTTACTTTATGGATGTGAAATGTCCAG GATGCTACAAGATCACGACGGTGTTCAGTCACGCTCAGACAGTTGTGCTGTGTGTTGGTTGTTCCACAGTCCTGTGTCAGCCCACTGGAGGCAAAGCACGTCTCACAGAGG GGTGCTCATTCAGGAGGAAGCAACACTAG
- the LOC122786756 gene encoding small conductance calcium-activated potassium channel protein 1-like isoform X2 produces the protein MEHSASMNLTVVDRDEVEDQRPLLPTRIVPLPQVCSPQCGIHHTVQTSADHTVWLDRSQAVTTTLLYNGHLYVAPSPRSKKRADKAKGKEKKCEKRSGGIRANPGHKEQNHQCRGKNATIHRLQERVTSFTDIPMSPCDSPCKSPSRSHVDTKDVESRRGCKTDKASLEMHGRLPEIVITSKDDDRQHQNEYHQDPRKSKGLLPGAECPSPSPSPSPHSSPKHKAEDKDDHYWKTHGIGWRLVRRRTLFLRRQRLSDCTLAVGMFGVVLMVMETELSWSVYSKSSVYSLALKSVISLSTLVLLGLIIAYHCCEVQLYVNDLGAEDWRIAMTTDRLALMALELLVAAIHPYPVGLLAYFQQSSAARLSSSETELEIALTLPMLLRLYLLGRVMMLHSRLFTDTASRSIGALNKIHFNTRFVGKTLMTTYPGTVLMIFSVSLWIVAAWGLHVCERHHNYKDLSSNYMEALWMISVTFLSIGYGDVVPHTYCGRSICLLTGIMGAGCTVLVVAVVARKLELTRAERHVHNFMMDSHISKRIKIAAANVLRETWLVYKYTKLSGKRDDTRVCMHQRKLLLTIHQLRRVKMEKRILADQGNTLVDLSKIQSLMYDVLTEVQGCRGELDSHIHSLEKHVEELREGFRSLMPLLSNTLSTQNSSIRHLLREREGKAETAGTSGSDR, from the exons ATGGAACACTCTGCCTCTATGAACTTGACTGTGGTGGATAGAGATGAGGTGGAGGACCAGCGACCTCTCCTCCCAACAAGGATAGTTCCCCTACCCCAGGTGTGCTCTCCACAGTGTGGGATACACCACACAGTCCAAACATCGGCCGACCACACCGTGTGGCTGGACCGCAGCCAAGCCGTGACCACCACGCTTTTATACAACGGCCATCTTTATGTCGCGCCTTCTCCTCGCTCTAAAAAGAGGGCAGACAAAGCGAAAGGcaaggagaagaagtgtgagAAGAGGTCAGGGGGCATCAGAGCAAACCCGGGACACAAGGAGCAAAATCACCAGTGCAGAGGCAAAAATGCAACAATCCACAGACTCCAGGAGAGAGTCACCTCTTTCACTGACATCCCCATGTCTCCCTGTGACTCACCGTGTAAGAGCCCGAGCAGGTCACATGTAGACACCAAGGATGTTGAGAGCAGACGAGGCTGCAAGACAGACAAGGCCTCTCTGGAGATGCACGGCCGTCTCCCAGAGATCGTCATCACCAGCAAAGATGACGACCGGCAGCATCAGAACGAGTATCACCAGGACCCGAGGAAGAGCAAAGGCCTGCTGCCAGGAGCCGAGTGTCCCAGTCCAAGCCCCAGTCCCAGTCCTCATAGCAGTCCAAAGCACAAGGCAGAGGACAAGGACGACCACTACTGGAAGACCCACGGTATCGGCTGGCGGCTGGTCCGCAGGAGGACTCTGTTTCTGAGGAGGCAGCGGCTGAGCGACTGCACTCTGGCTGTGGGGATGTTCGGCGTGGTGCTGATGGTGATGGAGACAGAACTGTCCTGGAGCGTCTACAGCAAG AGCTCCGTCTACTCCCTCGCGCTCAAGTCCGTCATCAGTTTGTCGACGCTCGTCCTGCTCGGCCTCATCATAGCCTATCACTGCTGTGAAGTGCAG CTTTATGTCAATGACCTTGGTGCAGAGGATTGGCGGATCGCCATGACAACAGACCGCTTGGCTCTGATGGCCCTGGAGCTGCTAGTCGCAGCCATTCACCCGTACCCCGTGGGTCTGCTGGCGTACTTTCAGCAGAGCTCGGCGGCTCGCTTGTCGTCGTCAGAGACAGAGCTGGAGATCGCACTGACTCTGCCCATGTTGCTCAGACTCTACCTGCTGGGACGAGTCATGATGCTGCACAGCCGCCTCTTCACTGACACGGCATCCCGCAGCATCGGGGCCCTCAACAAG ATTCACTTCAACACCAGGTTTGTGGGGAAAACACTGATGACGACTTACCCCGGCACCGTGCTCATGAtcttcagtgtttctctgtggatTGTGGCAGCATGGGGCTtacatgtgtgtgagag ACACCACAACTACAAAGACCTCAGCAGCAACTACATGGAAGCCTTGTGGATGATCTCCGTCACGTTCCTGTCCATTGGTTATGGAGACGTGGTGCCTCACACCTACTGTGGACGCAGCATCTGCCTCCTCACTGGAATAATG GGAGCAGGCTGCACTGTCCTGGTGGTGGCGGTCGTAGCAAGGAAGCTGGAGCTGACCAGAGCAGAGAGGCATGTCCACAACTTCATGATGGACTCCCACATCTCTAAGAGG ATAAAAATTGCCGCAGCAAATGTGCTGAGGGAGACTTGGCTCGTCTACAAATACACAAAGCTGTCAGGAAAAAGAGATGACACCAGAGTCTGCATGCACCAGCggaagctgctgctgaccaTCCATCA GCTGCGTCGCGTAAAGATGGAGAAGAGGATACTAGCAGACCAGGGGAACACATTAGTTGACCTCTCCAAG ATACAGAGCCTGATGTACGACGTGTTGACCGAGGTGCAAGGCTGCAGAGGGGAGCTGGACTCACACATCCACAGCCTGGAGAAGCATGTGGAGGAGCTGAGGGAGGGCTTCAGGAGCCTGATGCCACTTCTGTCCAACACTCTGTCCACTCAGAACTCGTCCATACGACACCTTctcagggagagggaggggaaggcAGAGACAGCCGGTACGAGTGGAAGTGACAGGTAG